Proteins encoded within one genomic window of Cucumis sativus cultivar 9930 chromosome 3, Cucumber_9930_V3, whole genome shotgun sequence:
- the LOC101203206 gene encoding probable aquaporin NIP7-1, with product MASNNNNNTIPVTVSATFPQPTTMDHNLVRPVLGEMVGSFLLILCVSGVTATGQLTGSQMGILDYAVAAGLTVGVLTFCFAPISGAHFNPAITLASAISGHFPWSRVMAYVVAQTTGCVMATYAAMFVFGIKPQQLITRPLYNYSSPFSAFFLELLLTFILMFLLSSLSHQSQLVRQFSGFVIGMAIALAVFIAGPISGASMNPARSLGPAIVSWAFDDIWIYITAPAIGAITGAFISDFLRLSPPPPQPSNAKYFDVSSSANAYLIT from the exons ATGgcttcaaataataataataatacaatcCCTGTCACCGTCTCCGCCACCTTCCCTCAACCGACGACAATGGACCATAATCTAGTTCGCCCA GTTTTGGGAGAGATGGTGGGGAGTTTTTTGTTGATTCTTTGCGTGAGCGGGGTAACGGCGACCGGGCAGCTGACGGGCAGTCAGATGGGTATACTGGACTATGCCGTGGCTGCTGGTTTGACGGTGGGCGTTTTGACGTTCTGCTTTGCTCCCATTTCTGGTGCTCATTTTAATCCAGCCATCACTCTTGCCTCTGCCATTTCTGGTCACTTTCCATGGTCTAGG GTAATGGCATATGTGGTGGCTCAAACGACAGGTTGTGTAATGGCAACGTATGCAGCAATGTTTGTTTTTGGCATAAAACCACAACAGTTGATCACTCGGCCactttataattattcttctCCCTTTTCTGCCTTCTTCCTCGAActtcttttaactttcattCTCATGTTcctcctttcttctttatccCATCAATCCCAATTA GTTCGTCAATTTTCTGGCTTTGTCATTGGAATGGCCATTGCTCTTGCTGTGTTTATTGCCGG GCCCATTTCCGGTGCATCAATGAACCCAGCAAGATCTTTAGGACCGGCAATTGTTTCATGGGCTTTCGATGACATATGGATCTATATTACGGCTCCGGCCATCGGGGCCATCACCGGGGCGTTCATCAGCGACTTCCTCCGCCTTAGTCCTCCACCGCCTCAACCATCCAACGccaaatattttgatgtcTCCTCCTCTGCCAACGCATATCTAATTACTTAG
- the LOC101209583 gene encoding ATP-dependent (S)-NAD(P)H-hydrate dehydratase: protein MLASSAVFRRQQFLLRSLGGFGDCTYQNRRLQIKAMSGTSIEADADLILRAITPCLDPNRYKGQAGKIAVIGGCREYTGAPYFAAISALKIGADLSHVFCTKDAAPVIKSYSPELIVHPVLEESYSVRDEEKKFIAERVLAEVDKWLERFDCLVIGPGLGRDPFLLDCVSEIIKHARQTNIPMVIDGDGLFLITGNLHLVSNYPLAVLTPNVNEYKRLVRNVLLAEVDEQDAPNQLLTLAKRIGGLTILRKGRADLISDGETVKSVSIYGSPRRCGGQGDILSGSVAVFISWAQRQGSITDDNLSSSPKNPTVLGCIAGSALLRRAASLAFENKKRSTLTTDIIEFLWRSLEDISPAQ, encoded by the exons ATGTTGGCTTCCTCGGCTGTGTTTAGAAGGCAACAGTTTCTGTTACGGTCTCTTGGAGGGTTCGGTGATTGTACCTATCAGAATAGACGGCTACAAATCAAAGCCATGAGTGGCACTTCGATTGAGGCTGATGCTGATCTCATTCTAAGAGCAATTACACCTTGTCTTGATCCCAATAGATACAAAGGCCAGGCGG GGAAGATAGCTGTTATTGGTGGATGTCGTGAGTACACAGGTGCTCCCTACTTTGCAGCTATATCAGCTTTGAAAATT GGTGCAGATTTATCTCATGTTTTCTGCACAAAAGATGCTGCTCCTGTCATAAAGAGCTATAGTCCAGAGTTAATTGTGCATCCTGTTCTTGAAGAATCATACAGTGTCAG GGATGAGGAAAAGAAGTTCATCGCAGAAAGGGTTCTTGCTGAGGTTGACAAGTGGCTGGAAAGATTTGATTGTCTTGTCATTGGTCCAGGGCTTGGAAGGGACCCATTTCTTCTG GATTGTGTCAGTGAAATCATAAAGCATGCAAGGCAGACAAATATACCAATGGTCATAGATGGG GATGGTCTCTTTCTTATCACTGGCAATCTTCACCTTGTAAGCAATTACCCCCTGGCGGTCCTGACTCCCAATGTAAATGAATATAAACGTCTTGTGAGAAATGTGCTGCTTGCTGAAGTCGATGAACAAGATGCTCCTAACCAATTGCTGACTCTTGCCAAAAG GATTGGTGGCCTGACTATCCTCAGGAAAGGGAGGGCTGACCTCATTAGTGACGGTGAGACAG TCAAGTCAGTGAGCATTTATGGATCTCCCCGACGTTGTGGTGGGCAAGGTGATATTCTTTCAGGAAG TGTTGCAGTCTTCATATCTTGGGCCCAGCGACAAGGTTCAATCACAGACGATAATTTGTCTAGCAG TCCAAAGAATCCAACAGTGTTAGGGTGCATTGCTGGATCTGCTTTACTTAGAAGGGCTGCATCACTTGCATTTGAGAACAAGAAAAGATCAACCCTTACTACTGATATCATCGAGTTCTTGTGGAGAAG TCTAGAGGACATTTCTCCAGCTCAGTAA
- the LOC101209829 gene encoding stem-specific protein TSJT1, whose protein sequence is MLGLFSSSIMSPPDELVAAGSRTPSPKTTSATLLNRFVQTNPSAVSLQLGDHVQLAYTHETESALCPRSFAVKDDIFCLFEGVLDNLGSLRQQYGLAKSANEVILMIEAYKALRDRAPYPPSHVVGHLSGSFAFIVFDKSTSTLFVASDQNGKVPLYWGITADGYVAFSDNADLLKGACGKSLASFPQGCFLSTAVGELRCYQNPKNKITAVPANEEEIWGATFKVEGPAALAATR, encoded by the exons ATGTTGGGATTATTCAGCAGTTCCATCATGTCCCCGCCGGACGAGTTAGTCGCTGCTGGAAGCCGTACGCCCTCGCCGAAAACCACATCCGCCACTCTACTCAACCGCTTCGTCCAAACCAACCCTTCCGCCGTGTCGCTGCAGCTCGGTGACCACGTCCAGCTTGCTTACACTCACGAAACTGAATCCGCCTTATGCCCCAG ATCTTTCGCGGTGAAGGACGACATTTTCTGTTTATTCGAGGGAGTTTTGGACAATTTAGGAAGCTTAAGGCAACAATACGGCTTAGCCAAATCAGCGAATGAGGTGATTCTCATGATTGAAGCTTACAAGGCTCTCCGTGACCGGGCACCCTACCCGCCCAGCCACGTCGTTGGTCATCTCAGCGGCAGTTTCGCCTTCATCGTCTTTGACAAGTCCACCTCCACTCTCTTCGTCGCTTCT GATCAAAACGGGAAAGTTCCTTTGTATTGGGGAATCACTGCCGATGGTTACGTGGCCTTTTCCGATAACGCCGATCTGCTCAAAGGCGCTTGTGGGAAATCGCTTGCTTCTTTCCCTCAAG gGTGTTTCTTATCTACAGCAGTTGGTGAACTGAGATGCTATCAGAATCCCAAGAACAAGATCACTGCTGTTCCTGCTAATGAGGAAGAGATATGGGGTGCAACATTCAAA GTGGAGGGGCCTGCAGCTTTGGCGGCCACACGGTGA
- the LOC101210491 gene encoding probable aspartic proteinase GIP2 yields MAASTSFSFSILFLLFSISFAATSFRPKSLLLPVTKHPSGQYITQIRQRTPLVPVKLTVDLGGQFMWVDCDRGYVSSSYKPVRCRSAQCSLSKSTSCGDCFSPPRPGCNNNTCGHFPGNTIIQLSTSGEVTSDVLSVSSTNGFNPTRAVSIPNFLFVCGPTFLLEGLAGGVSGMAGFGRTGISLPSQFSAAFSFNRKFAVCLSGSTRSPGVIFSGNGPYHFLQNVDVTKSLTYTPLFINPVSTAGVSTSGEKSSEYFIGVKSIVFNSKTVPINTTLLKIDSNGNGGTKISTVHPYTVLESSIYNALVKTITRELRNIPRVAAVAPFGVCYKSKSFGSTRLGPGMPSIDLILQNKKVIWRIFGANSMVQVNEEVLCLGFVDGGVEARTAIVIGAYQMEDNLLEFDLATSRLGFSSTLLGRMTTCANFNFTSTA; encoded by the coding sequence ATGGCGGCCTCCacttccttctccttctccatactcttcctcctcttctccATTTCCTTTGCCGCAACTTCCTTCCGTCCCAAATCCCTCCTTCTCCCCGTCACCAAACACCCATCTGGCCAATACATCACTCAGATTCGCCAACGAACTCCTCTGGTTCCTGTAAAGCTAACGGTGGACCTCGGCGGTCAGTTCATGTGGGTCGACTGTGACCGTGGCTACGTTTCTTCCTCCTACAAACCTGTCCGTTGCCGCTCCGCCCAATGTTCCCTCTCCAAATCCACTTCTTGCGGTGATTGCTTTTCGCCACCCCGCCCCGGCTGCAACAACAACACTTGTGGTCATTTCCCCGGGAACACCATCATCCAACTCTCCACTAGCGGAGAAGTCACTTCCGACGTCCTCTCTGTTTCTTCCACCAATGGCTTCAATCCAACCAGAGCCGTCTCTATCCCCAATTTCCTCTTCGTCTGCGGTCCGACTTTCCTTCTCGAAGGCCTCGCCGGCGGGGTATCTGGAATGGCCGGATTCGGAAGAACCGGAATCTCTCTGCCGTCACAATTCTCCGCGGCTTTCAGCTTTAACCGGAAATTCGCCGTGTGCTTGAGCGGCTCCACTAGATCCCCGGGCGTCATCTTCTCTGGTAACGGTCCGTACCATTTCTTACAAAACGTCGACGTAACAAAATCCCTCACCTATACCCCACTCTTCATCAACCCGGTCAGCACCGCCGGCGTCTCCACCTCGGGGGAAAAATCGTCGGAATATTTCATCGGCGTTAAATCCATCGTATTCAACTCTAAAACCGTCCCAATCAACACCACCCTTCTGAAGATCGATAGCAACGGAAACGGCGGTACAAAAATCAGCACCGTCCATCCATACACCGTACTGGAATCATCAATTTACAACGCGTTGGTGAAAACAATCACGAGAGAGCTCCGAAACATTCCGCGAGTGGCGGCGGTGGCACCGTTTGGGGTTTGTTATAAGTCAAAAAGCTTTGGAAGTACTCGATTGGGGCCGGGGATGCCATCGATCGATTTGATTTTGCAGAACAAGAAAGTGATATGGAGAATCTTTGGTGCGAACTCGATGGTACAAGTAAACGAGGAGGTATTGTGCTTAGGATTTGTTGACGGTGGAGTTGAAGCGAGAACGGCGATTGTGATTGGAGCCTACCAGATGGAGGATAATTtgcttgaatttgatttagcaacttcaagacttggatttaGCTCAACTTTATTGGGACGGATGACTACTTGtgctaattttaattttacttcaactgcttga